Proteins from one Notolabrus celidotus isolate fNotCel1 unplaced genomic scaffold, fNotCel1.pri scaffold_628_arrow_ctg1, whole genome shotgun sequence genomic window:
- the LOC117809933 gene encoding WAP, Kazal, immunoglobulin, Kunitz and NTR domain-containing protein 2-like, translated as MWWMLFPRWIWFLLGPCLTSLLFLDRVRAMPMPMSVSKVVYSHAGLCPNDLNPNLWVDAMSTCMRECESDQDCESFEKCCPNVCGNKSCVAARYIDIKGNKGPVGMPRGATCDKFMCSQQGSECDIWDGQPVCKCRDRCEREPHFTCASDGMTYYNKCYMDAEACSKGISISEVTCR; from the exons ATGTGGTGGATGCTGTTTCCGCGCTGGATCTGGTTTCTTCTGGGACCATGTTTGACTTCACTCCTCTTTCTGGACCGCGTGAGGGCGATGCCCATGCCCATGTCTGTGTCCAAGGTGGTGTACTCTCACGCGGGTCTTTGCCCAAACGACCTGAACCCGAACCTCTGGGTGGACGCCATGAGCACCTGCATGCGCGAGTGTGAGTCTGACCAG GACTGTGAGTCCTTTGAGAAGTGCTGTCCCAACGTCTGTGGAAACAAGAGCTGTGTGGCAGCACGCTACATCGACATCAAGGGCAACAAGGGCCCCGTGGGAATGCCGAGGGGGGCCACCTGTGACAAGTTCATGTGCTCTCAGCAAGGCTCCGAGTGCGACATCTGGGACGGCCAGCCTGTCTGTAAGTGCCGGGACCGCTGTGAGAGGGAACCCCACTTCACCTGCGCCTCTGACGGCATGACGTATTACAACAAGTGTTACATGGACGCAGAGGCCTGTTCCAAGGGTATCTCTATCTCTGAGGTCACCTGCAGGTAA